TAACTTCAGATTCATACGTGAATCATGAAAATCCGAAAATTGTGACTGCGACTCCTTTGTGTCACTATCACAAAGTTCTTTCTTGTGCGTTTCTCTTGTATGAGCCTTAGGTCGTTCATAATACTTATAACACAAGGGTTGGTAAGGTATTAACGTCAGTATGCCACTTCCACTACACAATGAATTTTGAATCATGGCTGTTTTCTTATCCCGTCTTCGACGTTTTCGCGGTTTTATAATGCGTGGCACAAAGGCCTCTGAAGTTCCAGAAGACTCCTCCGATGTAACACTGATACAATCACTTTGCTGTGACTGCCGAACGTAGTCTGGTTCAGATTTTACATCCGATTCACCACTTACAGATGTCGTTTCATCTCCTGATTGGAGATGCTCTATTGGTGTACCACTTGAGAGTAATGAAGAACTTACCACATACCTTTTGTGACTATCTTCCGTCCAGCAGAAATCTCCCGGTCGTTGAAATCGCCGTGCTGGAATGAAATCTTTCCCTTCTGCCAGAGTACCAtcagaaatattcaaattttcagAAAATGGTTTAGTTCTGTCCTTTCTTTCAGCAGAAATTATTAACGGAGACCCACGTGTATGAATAGCTAGCTTTGACATCGGTAGAATGTCATTAACATTTAAATACGAGTAACCATTGGATCGAAGAGGCGACATGGAGAAAATGCTCTCTTCTAATTCATGCGCCCGAATAAATCCATTTTCCAAATCTCTACTACCTATGATTTCATACATGGGTTTCACGGAATTTTTAATTTGTCTACTTGATAAATTGATTAATGGAACTCCTGTCCAAATGCAACTGTTAAGTTTAGAGTGGCTGTGTTTTGAAAAGTCACTATTACTagaaaaacagttacaaactgGGCGCTGATAATCAAGACATACTCCTCTCGCGTTTTGTTGCCCTTCTTTATGCAAAATCCTTCCTGGAGTAGAATGGCAAATATTTTTCTTGCCACGGGCTTGATGACTTATAAGACTTGTACCAATGTACCTCTGCACATTAACAGATACTTCGGGCTGTGGACTCATGACCTTTTTCAACTATATCATTCATCAAGCTCACTCTTACACGCTGCATTCAAGTTTTTCGAGGGTTACAATGTAAAACACTCGTGTTAGTAATAGATTTTTTAATGATTAGAACAAAGTTTCTACGAGAAAAAAAGATAAGGGCGTCACAGAACTTAAAAATAAGAGATTGGAAAAAAACCGTCGAACAGTGTTCTGTCGTCACCACGATTTCTGTCAAATGAGCAGTTCTGCgataaaaaaaacccaaaaaactttaatatttacagCCAATGTATAATTTAAGGTTCTGTGGAATGTCTTAATAAATACAAGGCCTTTGCTAACACGTTATCAAAAGTTCTCTCCACTTGTCCTAAACCATAAGAAGTCTTGCGAATGTTTACTTGCTACCAACCTCGTGCTAGCTGATAACTTCTTTATGTCTTGCTGAGTTTGATACTTGTTCCACACTGACTGCGTTATGGCTCACAGGTGAGATTTTCTCGTCACGCTTCACGACAGATGATAGGTTATCACGTGTGGCAAGGATTACACGAATGAAACGTACAAAATGCTTGTGAAATATTCTTTAAACCGTGCGCAAAATAGTTCGTATATCTGGTTAGTAAGAGTATTACACTGAGACCCTGACGTAAAACTGAGTAATTACGTATGTCGATAGTTAGGTGTTTGAAGATTGAGTACGATAATTAAAATGTACATACACCAATATACCGAACAGTAAATGCAAAACGAATgaatctttattataaattttgaggTCTCAGTAAAGCATTTAGTTATCTACAcctattttatgttaatatattggATGTACGATTTACGAATtacctaattttgaaatttagCATTATGTTTTATATACGTAAGTTATGCTACCTATCTAGatgtttaacacattttattttatttataagacactagtaaataaattttaaacatttggacATGATgacacctttttttttaaattattttgtttatttcaaacccGGAAAAATCCCAAAAGACCCTTGACCTTCATATGTAAAAAGGGAGAATGAAACACTGCTGTCAACATGTAAAAGtcgatattttattttctcacaaCAATAGAatactaatttaaaaaacaaaaacgattccCTTTTTTAAGGCATCAACAAGAGAATTTTGAAAACGTAAACACAAACACGTTTTCGAATTATCCCTCGCATGAGCGTACCAATAGATGGATTCCATACTGAGAATCACCCAAAACTGAcccattcttgatgacgagaaaaaacacttgaaatgaaaatttatctcagaacggctggtatgagtattaacacttttattgataagctaggaacgtttcgaccttccttggtcatttTCAGGTAAACAAAGACAGTTTGCAACCGACCATTGCAGGGGGTGTTCCAGTTGCATGTTAGATTATTAAacagtataggtataaaggagttcctttacattggtttaattttggttttagttgctgtatatgTAAGGGCTCCAAGTTTAgatttatgtaaatttttaaacgTTATTACAAATCTTCAACTAAATCGGTCAGAGTGTCTTCAAACTCTTTGATATTCCACATTTAAGATCCTCCCAAGGCTCTTCAGAAACTTATTACTTCATTTATATTTGAGGGGGGGACAAAATTTCAACCCATTTTGACAAAAACGCTGGAGGAATTTATAAATcaa
This genomic window from Tachypleus tridentatus isolate NWPU-2018 chromosome 10, ASM421037v1, whole genome shotgun sequence contains:
- the LOC143229381 gene encoding uncharacterized protein LOC143229381 isoform X3; translated protein: MSPQPEVSVNVQRYIGTSLISHQARGKKNICHSTPGRILHKEGQQNARGVCLDYQRPVCNCFSSNSDFSKHSHSKLNSCIWTGVPLINLSSRQIKNSVKPMYEIIGSRDLENGFIRAHELEESIFSMSPLRSNGYSYLNVNDILPMSKLAIHTRGSPLIISAERKDRTKPFSENLNISDGTLAEGKDFIPARRFQRPGDFCWTEDSHKRYVVSSSLLSSGTPIEHLQSGDETTSVSGESDVKSEPDYVRQSQQSDCISVTSEESSGTSEAFVPRIIKPRKRRRRDKKTAMIQNSLCSGSGILTLIPYQPLCYKYYERPKAHTRETHKKELCDSDTKESQSQFSDFHDSRMNLKLQDCSLLSSRSTHYRQDRYPYPPSPFCRCIYCVNSSSLMVSTIPKFDSSKPLIRKETVSSSTESMCEITARIVTSPCGSRDLEIKFIPIASSSYGDNESTAVECETFSTSSSEPSSPSCTSPLTQLHPPQRPWIPLALPDRQKPTCIFTVMCYNILCPKYATRQLYGYCPSWALSWEYRRKGIMEEIRHYSADIISLQLS